The bacterium genome window below encodes:
- a CDS encoding Hsp20/alpha crystallin family protein yields the protein MVKEKQSFFEKISGGKKASLKAEDAVKEESPFKTEENPKEVQEGQLAVDVYETSSAIVVESIIGGVNPENINISVSNNVLMIKGVREKSIDSAENINYFVSECFWGPFSRSIILPCEVDVDDIKAVIKKGVLKITLLKLIGSKTKKIMIEEV from the coding sequence ATGGTGAAAGAAAAACAATCTTTTTTTGAAAAAATTTCCGGCGGGAAAAAAGCATCTTTGAAGGCTGAAGATGCGGTTAAAGAAGAATCCCCTTTTAAAACCGAAGAAAATCCCAAAGAAGTCCAGGAAGGCCAATTGGCGGTTGATGTTTACGAAACAAGCTCTGCGATCGTCGTGGAATCGATCATCGGCGGAGTTAATCCGGAAAATATCAATATATCGGTATCGAACAACGTGCTTATGATAAAAGGCGTAAGGGAAAAAAGCATAGACTCGGCTGAAAATATCAATTATTTTGTCTCCGAATGCTTTTGGGGGCCATTTTCCCGTTCAATTATTTTGCCGTGCGAAGTGGATGTCGATGATATAAAGGCGGTCATCAAAAAAGGAGTGTTGAAAATAACATTATTGAAATTGATCGGAAGCAAGACAAAAAAAATAATGATCGAAGAGGTATAA
- the pilM gene encoding type IV pilus assembly protein PilM, producing the protein MFDFLKAKHKSYAGIDIGTSSVKIVQLGLEEERVKLEAYGLLETYGKIELLQSTLQTSSIHLLGGQVVDLLKDLIEKSRVTTKDVILSVPVFSTFSAVMELPDMPYSEVEESIPYEARQYIPVPVSEVILGWNIIGRKNKSEVSGEDPIRKIEVLLVAIPKEVANKYAEIAQAANLNLKAIELESFALSRSLIGDDLTPTIIVDIGSKVTNILVVDNGYVMLNKGLDTSGNEITRALVHALNINFKRAEIMKRDRGLLNAKSENDSSVNQIILPVVSLIASEISRVNSIYFYKSNKKVERVILCGGSARLPGLVEYFSENLHLPVSIGDPWGRISYDPPSLGQVLKEIAPSFSIAVGLAMREL; encoded by the coding sequence ATGTTTGATTTTTTAAAAGCAAAACACAAAAGCTACGCGGGTATAGATATAGGAACTTCCAGCGTTAAGATAGTGCAGCTTGGATTGGAAGAAGAGCGGGTCAAGCTCGAGGCATACGGCTTGCTTGAAACCTATGGAAAAATAGAACTCTTGCAAAGCACGCTTCAGACGAGTTCCATACATCTTTTGGGCGGCCAGGTCGTAGATTTACTAAAAGACCTGATTGAAAAATCGAGAGTCACTACTAAGGACGTAATTTTGTCGGTTCCCGTTTTTTCCACTTTTTCCGCGGTAATGGAATTGCCCGATATGCCTTATTCGGAGGTGGAAGAATCAATTCCTTATGAAGCGCGGCAATATATCCCCGTTCCCGTGAGTGAAGTGATCTTGGGTTGGAATATTATCGGCAGGAAAAACAAGTCTGAGGTTAGCGGAGAGGATCCAATCAGAAAAATTGAAGTTCTTCTTGTGGCTATTCCCAAAGAAGTCGCGAATAAATATGCTGAAATCGCTCAAGCCGCCAATCTGAATTTAAAAGCGATCGAGCTCGAATCATTCGCTTTGTCTCGTTCGCTTATTGGAGATGATCTGACCCCGACCATTATCGTGGATATCGGTTCCAAGGTGACCAATATTCTGGTGGTGGATAACGGCTATGTTATGCTTAACAAGGGATTGGATACCAGCGGAAACGAGATCACCAGAGCTCTGGTTCATGCTCTGAATATCAATTTTAAGCGGGCGGAAATTATGAAAAGAGACAGAGGATTATTAAACGCGAAAAGCGAAAACGACAGTTCCGTCAATCAGATAATTCTGCCGGTGGTCAGCCTGATCGCCAGCGAAATATCAAGGGTAAACAGCATATATTTTTATAAAAGCAATAAAAAAGTCGAGAGAGTCATTTTGTGCGGCGGCTCCGCGCGTTTGCCCGGATTGGTCGAGTATTTTTCGGAGAATTTGCACTTGCCTGTCAGCATCGGAGATCCTTGGGGGCGAATCAGCTATGATCCGCCAAGCCTCGGACAAGTTCTAAAAGAAATAGCGCCTTCTTTTTCCATTGCGGTCGGATTGGCAATGAGAGAGCTGTAA
- a CDS encoding DUF5011 domain-containing protein — protein MAIKINLMPRKEDVTARGESRRPFYFSIILIFLIISFIVYLGIYSYNTFFLKKQLNTVEEESADIQEKISKISTTEELSAVAAAVTKGKSIKSILSNHFYGSKIYELLEKLTIKSVSYDKFSEKIGADNMINVSLSGKADSYNALAKQLIIFKKSKEIKDVIFSEATLEKNAKVAFSLNLSLDSKIITVRPVITLSDSGLIKITVGSSYSDAGASAVDGVDGVLPVTTTGSVDTNVAGTYTLIYSAVNAAGNSQTATRTVNVVAP, from the coding sequence ATGGCAATAAAAATAAATTTAATGCCCAGGAAAGAGGATGTCACTGCTAGAGGAGAATCGAGGCGGCCTTTTTATTTTTCAATTATTCTTATTTTTTTAATTATCAGCTTCATAGTCTATCTTGGCATTTATTCTTACAATACTTTTTTTCTTAAAAAACAATTGAACACAGTTGAGGAAGAAAGCGCGGATATCCAGGAAAAGATCTCCAAGATCTCAACAACAGAAGAGCTTTCAGCGGTAGCCGCCGCCGTTACAAAAGGGAAAAGCATCAAGTCAATATTGTCGAACCATTTCTACGGGTCAAAAATCTATGAATTACTGGAGAAGCTGACCATCAAAAGCGTTTCGTATGATAAATTTTCCGAGAAGATCGGCGCTGATAATATGATTAATGTGTCTCTTTCGGGCAAGGCGGATAGTTATAACGCGCTGGCGAAGCAATTGATAATTTTTAAAAAATCCAAAGAAATAAAGGATGTGATTTTTAGTGAAGCTACATTGGAAAAAAACGCGAAGGTTGCGTTTTCACTTAACTTAAGCCTTGATTCGAAGATAATAACCGTTCGGCCGGTTATTACATTATCAGATTCCGGTTTGATCAAAATAACAGTCGGCTCCAGTTATTCCGATGCCGGAGCATCCGCGGTTGACGGAGTTGACGGAGTTCTTCCGGTAACGACAACCGGCTCGGTAGATACGAATGTTGCCGGAACTTACACCCTGATTTATAGCGCCGTCAATGCTGCCGGAAATTCTCAGACAGCGACCAGAACAGTCAATGTGGTGGCGCCATAG
- the pilO gene encoding type 4a pilus biogenesis protein PilO, with amino-acid sequence MNIKGTQITAIVFLIITVVLIWQIFNVYPETGVLQDKIKAQEIITKDSEDTLKRLTEFVDFTEKNKETIGKFDSILPVDEGKANLLSNIDNIASANGLETLRIVFEAKIDSGSEYLNPEGVAPKKYDFDSRSVKISLRGSYPSFKNFLNAIEKNLRITDIVFVDFLADSAVSETGEEIKAYSYNIELKTYLYKPPEEENIAKLLSGGKFKSFTAKNLGFIKEKAFSDLLLSSSYNINAGADEIGNRNIF; translated from the coding sequence ATGAATATAAAAGGCACACAAATTACGGCAATTGTTTTTTTGATAATAACGGTTGTTTTGATTTGGCAAATATTCAATGTTTATCCGGAAACCGGCGTTTTGCAGGATAAGATCAAAGCTCAAGAAATAATTACGAAAGACTCGGAAGATACGCTGAAAAGATTAACTGAATTTGTTGATTTCACTGAAAAAAACAAAGAGACTATCGGCAAGTTTGATTCAATTTTGCCTGTTGACGAAGGCAAGGCTAATTTATTATCCAATATAGATAATATAGCCAGCGCCAATGGCTTAGAAACCCTAAGAATAGTTTTTGAAGCAAAAATCGATTCCGGAAGTGAATATTTAAACCCGGAAGGCGTTGCGCCCAAAAAATACGACTTTGATTCAAGAAGCGTCAAAATTTCTTTGCGCGGCAGCTATCCTTCTTTTAAGAATTTTTTGAACGCGATCGAGAAGAATTTGCGGATAACGGATATTGTTTTTGTCGATTTTTTGGCTGACTCCGCCGTGAGCGAAACGGGCGAAGAGATAAAAGCATATTCTTATAATATTGAATTAAAAACTTATTTATACAAGCCTCCGGAGGAGGAAAATATCGCTAAATTGTTGAGCGGCGGAAAATTTAAAAGTTTTACCGCCAAGAATCTGGGTTTTATAAAGGAAAAAGCATTTAGCGATTTGTTGTTATCTTCCAGTTATAATATTAACGCTGGAGCGGATGAAATCGGCAATCGGAATATATTTTAG